AGATTAACATTTCCTCGCTCGATAAGGTATTCACCGGAAAAGTAATTGAAGTTGGCTCTGCAGCCGATGCTACCTCCAGGGCTTTCACCATTAAAATTGAACTGGATAACCCAGGATTGCTCATCCGGCCGGGAATGATTGCCGAGGCAAAGATTGCTACTGCGAAAAAAAAGCAGGTGATATTATTACCGGCAGAATGCATTCAGCAGGATCTGGCAAATCAGAGCTACGTTTTTGTGCTGGATAAAACTCAGAACAAGGTATTTAAGCGCAGAATAAGCCTGGGAGATATGTTTGACAACAAAATTGAAATTATATCGGGGCTTACCGACGGCGAAGTGGTGATTACCAGCGGCCAGAAAAGATTATCTGACGGCTCATCAATTTCTATAACTAATAAATAAAACCGAAATGAATATCATAAAAGCATCGCTTAAATATAAGCCCGTAACATTATCGGTATTACTATTGCTATTTGCGGTTGGTGTAAATTCTCTTTTGAATATGCCACGCAGGGAGGATCCTAAAATTACCATCCGCCAGGGTTTAGTCATTGCATCTTTCCCGGGAGCTAACTCCGCACAGGTGGAAGACCAGGTTACAAAAAAGTTGGAACAATATCTTTTTCAATATGAAGAGGTAGATAAATCCAAAACATATTCTACCACAAAAGATGGTGTAGTGGTAGTAAACGTTGAGCTTACCGAGAGTGTAAAGCAACCTGATATATTTTGGAGTAAACTGCGCCACCAGCTTTTAGTATCAAAGCAAATTGACTTACCGGCAGGTGTTAAAGGGCCTATTGTAAACTCGGATTTCGGCGACACTGAAGCCCTTGTAATCGGGCTGGAAAGCAACAGCGCCAGCTACCAGGAATTAAAACATTATGCCCAAAGATTGGAAGATTATCTGCGCACTATACCCGCTGCTTCAAAAATAAAGCGGATAGGCGAGCAGCAGGAGGAAATTGTAGTGTCATCCAACTCCGAGAAAATGTCGCAATATGGGGTTAACGCACAACAGGTTGTACAACTTCTTCAATCTCAAAATAACATTAATCCTACCGGAGAGGTTAAAACAAGCAGCAATAAAACGCCGCTTTACACAAATGGCTACTATAATACCGAAACAGACCTGGCCAACCAGGTAGTTGGCACATCCCAGGCGGGTTCTGTAGCAAAGCTGGGAGATGTAGCCACCTTAACCAGGAACTATGCCGACCCGGATAATATTATTGCAGTTAACGGCAACAAAGCTGTGATCCTTTCGGTTCAGATGCAGGAAGGCAACAACATTGTAAAATTTGGTAAAGAAGTAACCAGCAAGATTGAAGAAGCCAGAAAAGTAATTCCATCCAATATCAAAATCACCACCGTTGTTAATCAGCCCCAGGTGGTTGACGAAAATATATCGCATTTCATCCGGGAATTCTTTTTGGCAATCGTGTCGGTGATCATCGTGGTTGTATTGCTTCTCCCCTTACGCATTGCTACTGTTGCAGCTATGGCAATCCCGATGACCGTTGCGGTAACCTATGCCATAATGCATGCACTGGGGATTGAATTGCACCAGGTTTCCCTGGCTGCGCTTATCCTGGTATTAGGAATGGTAGTGGATGATGCTATTGTAATTGCCGACAATTATGTTGAACTGTTAGACGAAGGTGTTGACAGGGCGACCGCCGCATGGAGAAGCGCCAATGATTTGGTAGTACCGGTACTTGCAGCAACTGTTACCATCATTGCTTCATTTATGCCGATGATTTTATTACGTGGAACTGTGGGCGAATTCATTTTCGCATTGCCTATAACCGTAGCAGTTGCCCTTGCATCATCATTTTTAGTAGCAATGGTATTAACCCCTATGCTTTGTTTCACCTTTATCAAAAAAGGATTGCACCAGAAAAGCGATACTCCTGAAGAAGAAACAACCAAAAAGAAACAAAGAAAATCATTGCTGGACTTAATGCAGAATGGGTACAACAAGCTTTTAGATTGGTGTGTCAATCATCCAAAGATAACCATCCTGAGCAGTTTAGTGCCTATTGGAATTGCATTGATACTGTTTGCAAAGGGCATAAGGCAGCAATTTTTCCCGGCGGCAGAAAGAAGCCAGTTTGTTGTAGAATTAT
The genomic region above belongs to Mucilaginibacter sp. KACC 22773 and contains:
- a CDS encoding efflux RND transporter permease subunit codes for the protein MNIIKASLKYKPVTLSVLLLLFAVGVNSLLNMPRREDPKITIRQGLVIASFPGANSAQVEDQVTKKLEQYLFQYEEVDKSKTYSTTKDGVVVVNVELTESVKQPDIFWSKLRHQLLVSKQIDLPAGVKGPIVNSDFGDTEALVIGLESNSASYQELKHYAQRLEDYLRTIPAASKIKRIGEQQEEIVVSSNSEKMSQYGVNAQQVVQLLQSQNNINPTGEVKTSSNKTPLYTNGYYNTETDLANQVVGTSQAGSVAKLGDVATLTRNYADPDNIIAVNGNKAVILSVQMQEGNNIVKFGKEVTSKIEEARKVIPSNIKITTVVNQPQVVDENISHFIREFFLAIVSVIIVVVLLLPLRIATVAAMAIPMTVAVTYAIMHALGIELHQVSLAALILVLGMVVDDAIVIADNYVELLDEGVDRATAAWRSANDLVVPVLAATVTIIASFMPMILLRGTVGEFIFALPITVAVALASSFLVAMVLTPMLCFTFIKKGLHQKSDTPEEETTKKKQRKSLLDLMQNGYNKLLDWCVNHPKITILSSLVPIGIALILFAKGIRQQFFPAAERSQFVVELWMPTGTKLEKTHEAILRVEALLKNDKRVVSYATFSGTASPRFYYNFSPEFPTNNYAQILINTTTEKSTDELAEELSGKVDKLIPEGTTYVKLMQQGSSLKAPVEVRIVGEDIDYLKSIGTQVSDIIKKAKGSRFVRSDFAEDYYGIGIKLKEEASRLGYTTTGISQSVYTGFSGAAISTLYEGNNPVNIVFRLDEKNRQTTNDLENIYLRSPVTGANVPLRQIADLKPHWQTGRIVHRNGVRTLTVQSETTQDVLPSELLAVIQPEIAKIQLPNGYSIEYGGEDFNKKEALGQLVAALLVSLVLIFFILLFQFRDLKEAAIVMLTIPLSLFGAIMGLYLTGNYFSFTSFIGLIALSGIVVRNAIILVDHTHELMKHGLDLKAAAIESGKRRLRPIFLTAMAAAIGVLPMIISGSAMWAPLASVLAFGVVWSMVMALITVPVLYIAWIKPKTISSEKN